atatatattattttaaaaatatataagggcaaaattgggtatcaacaattgcccctctttacctgagaatgatgaaagagttgtcgggtaaagaaaatgatgaccgattttgaccaAATGGGTGATTTGAAAAATGGAGGCCGAACCCTGGttcctgagttgcctacatatccctggtgttACGGGAATCAGGCCGTGTGTAGTTTTAGATCCAATGATGAACTGAACCGATGaagttgttataggaatggttGTATGCTTCGGAAAGGGTTTTCTTGGGTAGGACAATATCAAATGAGTTTATACAAAATCGTGAGTGTGAGTCTGAAATGTTACGGATGTATCTCAGGACGAGTATCTGAACGATTATCGAGTAAAAGTGGGTATCGCATGGTGGTTGGCTACGTTTGAAATAATTGCAGGATGTGAACGTTGAACAAAAATCGGAGCAAAGATTGCTACCGTTAGGAAAATGGTTACTTCCTGAAtcacctgcaaaacttaaaacacgatgcatgcagatatatatggattattgcaagaatttaaacatgatacaaattCCCTTCGGACCATGAGAGCTGTCTTTGAACGATGAAGATgatgtccttggaccatgacgtcccgggCTATGAATCATGCGATAAGGGATTCACAAGCCATGAAATGATTTCTTCCGtccatgaggatggtgcctccggacgatgatgcctttgaataatgatgtgtaatattgagagatcctcaggccatagaatggtgtcttccggctatgaggatgatgccttcgaactatgacgcctttggacaaaatGACGATGTTTCCGCCCATGAGATGCAAAGATATGATGCTTGATCGTATGCGAAATaaaacaagacaaagcttagtcttgtgtAAGATTAGGGCATTGCTTTAGTCCTAGGCCAATAGAGGATAGTGCTAGGTCTTAAATAGCGTAATAGAGATAACATTTGGTCTTATGCAAggaaagacaatgcttagccttatgcaattggggaggcagtgcttagtctcatgtagaAGAGGAGACGATGCTTAGTCTCAATGCAAGGaaagacagtgcttagccttatgcaattagggaggcaatgcttagctttATGTAAAGAATATGAGACAGTGCCTAGTCTCGATGtaaggaaaggcagtgcttaaccttatgcaattagggaggcaatgcttagcctcatacaagaagaggagacaatgcctagtctcgatgcaaggaaagacagtgcttagccttatacaattagggaggcaatgcttagcctcatgcaagaagaggagacaatgcttagtctcaatacaaggaaaggcaatgcttagccttatgcaattaaggaggcaatgcttagcctcatgcaaaaagaggagacaatgcttattCTTGATGCAagaaaaggcagtgcttagccttatacaattaGGGGgtcaatgcttagtctcatgtaaagaATACGAGAGAGTGCTTAATCTGGATGCAAGGAAaggaagtgcttagccttatgcaattaggcaggaaatgcttagcctcatTGAAAGAATATGAGACAGTTCTTAATCTCGATGCAAGGaaagacagtgcttagccttatgcaattagggggACAATGGGAGAGTAAAGTATTTCTTAGTTGAAGATGTTTGCGCTAGATAATTTGTTGTCTTGAAGGCAGTGTCTTGATGTATCTGCGAGTATCGTTGTCTTATTGTGCCCGCATTCAAAGAAAGATTGTGAGTTCTATGGGGGAAGGTTGGTTCGCGCTTTCGTCCTCTGCTTTACCTGTGCTCTTATCTTGAGATCCTGTTTGAGTTAACCTGGGTAACATCTGGCTGCCATAGAAATACAATTTTCAAAACATAtgcatgcatttgataaataTAGTTGTTTAAAATGTAGTAGTATGCGTAATTTAGATGAACCGATAATGGTGACACATTttggggacattgcaacctccctgccttagaattttgagggtccccaGTTTAAATGCAATACTTTGGTTGTTCCGTATATGACTAAGTCGGCTGAACTTGctctagaattttgagggtccaccccaaaattctgccccagttttctgaTCATGgcaaaatgaagattttattaagatgtgaccgaacccacagggcttcCTACGtgtcccctcttaaacgggaatcaggtcaagcgtagttcagttacatcaaacGAAGAAATGTAATCAATCCTaaatatagtatctcttgactgcgtctgagttgataggttttttccaaatttctccgtccatttctacaagtataaacgctcctcctattagtacccgatgaaccatgtagggaccttgccaACTGAGTGAAAATTTTCCTTTAGCTTTGTCTTGATGCAGGAAGATTCGTTTTAGTACCAATTGCCCCGGCGTGAATTGCCTTGGtctgacctttttgttgaaaTCTCTTGCCATTCTGTTTTGATAGAGTTGACCGTGACATaatgcattcattctctttccatcaatGAGGGCCAGTTGTTCATAGCGACTTTGTGCCCATTCTGCATTGCTgagctcaacttcttgtatgattcttagaGAAGGGGTTTCTACTTCAGCCAGGATAACTAATTTAGTACCGTAAACTAATAAATAAGAAGTTGCCCCAGTCGATGTGTGAATTGTGGTACGATATCCAAGCAGAGAAAatggtagcttctcgtgccattgtttgtaatTATGTACCATTTTCCTCAGTatattcttgatgtttttgttggcggcttctatggctccattAATTTGCGGCTTATATcctgtggaattcttatgcttgatcttgaaagtttcacacatagcctTTATTAAATCACTATTAAGATTGGCATCTTTGCCGgtgatgattgactctagaaccctgaaccgacaaacaatgcgatcCCGAACAAAATCTACAACGACCTTCTTAGTTACAGCCTTGTTACAGCCTTGTAGGAtgtggcttcaacccattttgtgaaatagtctatggctaccaAAATGAATTTATGTCCATTAGAAACAGCGGGTTCGACTGAGCCGATGACATACATTCCCCAAGCGGAGAAAGGCCATGGTGCATTTGTTGCATTAAGTTTATTGGGTTGTACTCGTATCATATCAGCATGTATCTGGCATTGGTGACACTTTTGGACATATTTAATGCAAtttgtttccatggtcatccagaaaTATCCTGCTCTTAATATTTTCTTGGCTAAAACAAAGtcattcatgtgcggtccgcaagtTCCGACATGTATATCCTCGAGCAGCCTAGATGCTTCCTTAGCATCAACACACCGTAGTAACCCTAGGTTAGGAGTCCTTCTATATAGAATTCTTCCGCTTTGAAAGAAGTGGTTGGCTAACCTTCAGAGTATACGTTTCTGAGTATGagttgcatgctccggatattctccttttgccgggtattctttgatgtcatggaaccatggattTCCATCACTTTGTttttcaacatgagcacaataagttgGTTGCTTATGAATTCCTATTGGGATAGggtcgatgaaattcttgtctaggTGTTATATCATGGAAGATATAGTGGCCAATGCGTCTGCGAACTCATTCTGAATCCTCGGAACATGTTTAAATtctatcttcatgaacctcttGATCAACTCTTGCACATAGTACAGACATGGTAATATCTTGGTGTTcttggtagcccattctcctcaaacttgatgtaccaaaagatcagAATCttacgttcatgtcaatggccaaccTGAGTCCCAAGATGTAAGCCTTATATTCTGTCATACTGTTGGTACATGGGAACCTAAAGTTTGCGGATACCGGATAGtgttgaccggtttttgataCTAAGACAACTCCAATACCTACTCCTTTGAAGTTCGCGGCTTTGTCGAAGAACATCCTCTAACCATCGTATGCTTCAGTGATGTCTTCTCCACAAATGGTACTTCCTCATCgagaaaatacgttttcaatgcTTCGTATTCTCCGTCTACATGATTTtctgccaaatgatctgccaatgcttgccctttgacttccttctgagttacatagatgatgtcgaactcactcagcaATATTTTCTATTTCACCAACTTTCCGGTAGGCATGGGTTTCTAGAAGATATATTTTAACGggtccattcttgatatgagatatgtggtataggcacagaagtagtgcctcaacttttgAGCTATCCATGTCAAAGCGTAACAGGTGCACTCTAGCAAAGAGTACCGTGCTTCATagggtgtgaatttcttacttagaTAATATATGGCATGcccctttcttcctgtctcatcgtgttgtcccaaaacacaaccAAAAGCCCCATCTAGTACTCACAAATAAAGCAGCAAATGTGTCCTTAGTTTCGATGGGACAAGAACAGGTGGTTTAGAtaaatactccttgattttgtcgaaggccttatGGCCTTCTTCTGTCCAATATGTTgtagcatctttcttcaacattcTGAAAATTGGTTCACAGATCACAGTTGATTGTGCTATGAAatggctgatatagttgagacgccctaagaaactcatcacatctttcttgttctttggaggtggaaAGTCAGGCAGGGAAAGTcagatagctttgacctttgatgggtccaattaaatccctcgacgactgacgatGAAACCTAGCAATTTTTCGGTAGGGACTCTGaaggcacactttgcaggattcagtttcagattatACCTTCGAAGCCGAttaaagaattttctcaagtctgctatatgATCCGTACTTcttctggatttgatgatgacttcatccacgtacacctctattttctTGTGTATTATGTCGTGaaaaatggttgtcatggctctcatgtaagtggctccAGCATTCTTTAGGCCAAACGACATCATTTTATAGCAATACATCCCCCATGGTGTGATAAAGGCTGTCTtttcagcatcctcttcgtccatccAAATATGATGATACCCCGCGAAGCATTCCACAAAAGATTGGAGTTCATTCTTGGCACAATTGTCTATTAGTATGTGTATATTGGGCAACGagaaatcatctttgggacttgctctatttagatcccgataatcgacacatactctgacttttcTATCCTTCTTCGGAACCGACACAATGTTGGCTAATCAAGTCGGATATTCAACCactctgagaaccttggctttgattttCTTAGTGACTTCCTCTTTTATCTTCAAACTCATATCTGGCTTGAATTTTCTGTGCTTCTATTTCACTGGTGGACGCATAGGATCGGTGggtaacttgtgagccactatggatgtgctcagaccagtcatatcatcgtAAGACCATGCAAATATGTCTTCATACTCCTTCAGGAACatgatgtactcttccttctctgatggtgataggtgaatgcttATACGGGTTTCCTTGACTATTTCGGAATCCCCTAAGTTAACCGTCTCGGTCTCGTCCAAATTAGACTTAGGCTCGTTTTCAAAAATTTCCACTTCTCTGACAATTTTCTCAGGTATTACATCATCCTACAGatcctctgaatcactatccttatgttgcattgtctcattataTGTCACAGTCATAAGTTCATCAGGATAAGTAATAATAACATTTTACAGAAAAACGTAAAGgataataaatactaaaaatatcAATGCATAAATAAATcttgaaaacatcaaaacaagtacGACTcaatgactcgagcaattatttcaaagTAGAATACGTTCAAAACAATTACTGAAAGTGTCTTAGTTGCTCATAAAAttgcttttaaaaaataataattgacgCTAATTGCCAGGATACCCAGGAACTTGACTGGCCCGGGATGGTGCAGCAGTCCAGTTCTTAAGAACAACTTCTTTTTCCATAATCTAAATAgtaaggtcttcctcctcctcctcctcaactatcacactgcagtccatgtcttcatcatcCATAAATAGATCCCTTATGCTAGCTAAAGCTTCATCTTTTTCAGACCCCCACATCATGTCATCTTGTTGAAATGTCTGGTGCAAATGTGGTACTGGTTATTCCAGTGGATAATAAGGatcacgccatggtggcgaccaatccTGATACTCTTGCCAAGTGTATTCATACCCAAGCCCGAAAGTGGTACCGTGACGCTTCAGCTGTACCGGTTTGGTGatcccttggagattcttgccgagaCCCTTACTAGGATCATACCCTGTCCATAGCAATGTGCTTTCTATCTTGTTGCTCCACCATTTGTCCTTTTCAATTGCATTGACGCACTCAATGCGATGAtatgtttctccacccagcttcctccTGTTCTTGATGACTGGAACAGTCTGATTAGTATAGATGGGATTACTCCCGTCTCCATGGATGATcacttcctgatgattccattcaaacttcacagcCTAATGCAAAGTAGAGGCTAAGGCCCCTAcaacatgtatccaaggtcgtcccaacagTAGATTGTAGGTAGCGGATATATCCAACACTTGgaactcaacatcgaaccaagtcaGACCCATTTATAAGCTGAGATTAATTTCtccgatcgtggccctttgatATCCGTCAAACactttcacattcatacttcctGCTTGTATCTTATGCAAACCTTTAGCCAGCTTCCTAAGAGTAGTCAGCAGAAATATGTTGAtacttgaacccccatctatcaggaccctggcgatgaatttgtcctcaaattgcactgtgatatgtagtgccttgttgtgacttagtccttccggtggcagctcatcttcatgaaaagtgattttgtggctttctaACACCTATCCGACCATGTTGGTCATTTCCCCACTAATGATGTTGGTGGGTACATAGGCTTCACTGAGTACCTTCATCAGGGCATTCCTTTGTGTCTCGGAGTTTTGCAGCAGTGATAAGATGGATATCTAGGTAGGAGTTTTATTCAAATGATTGACCATAGAGTATTCTCTTGCTTACaccttcctccaaaggtcgtcagGGATAGTCTCAATGACAAGAGGCTTAGATGCAGTTTCtttgcttgttcctcccaaatgctcTAGTGTATAAACCCTACCGGTTCTAGTCATGCCTTGTGATGCATCTATTTCTTCCACTTTCGCTTTTCCTTTCCATCTTTCCTCTGCGACATAATCCCATGGTATAACTTTAGACTGGTAAGATGGAGTAGGTGCTACCATCATAATGAAGGGTGTGGTTACCTCAACTTCAAACGTCGCtggtgataagtagggatttaGACCTATTAtatgctctcttttacttgtgttttAGGCCAAAAAGGTTTGAAGGTATTCTCGGAAACTAATGAAATGCGCTTGCATGCAGGAAttgttcaaaatgagccaaaggaATCAAAACCAACTCACAAAGGAGTCAAATGTTGAACAAAAGACTGGATAAAGAAGCCTGAAGTGCGGACCACACCaatattgtgcggccgcaaaagccATGGTGCGGCCGCGATCAAAATTAAGTGCAATAGTCCTGCCCCGTattagggcgggcaactttcaaataaccaatgtcatGCTCTGTTGGAACATAAGGGTTTCTTCACCGGAGCTCCACACTAAAATGCCTATAagcatctcaaagattttgttgacacatgctgggggagcaaacagactAATGTTTTCGAGGACGCATTGAGGTTAAGGCTTTTCCTATTTTCTCTAGGGGGAAGGCTTTGGATTGGCTAGAGAGGTTACCCAACCATTCCATacacacttgggatgagttggccgagAAGTTCATCGCAAAGTTCTTTTCTCCGGGTCATATGACAACGCTATGAGATGAGATCCTTGCATGAGATTTAGGAGCGATACCGAACAATGGTCAAAGagtgcccgaacaatgatatgactgaggccatgatccaacagacCTTGTACAGGGGTATCAACATAACAAACCAATGTGTGGTTAACCAACTCACCGAGGGGAACTTCATGAACACGCCATATGCCGAAGCTTGTGaaatacttgatgagatggcggaTACCTCTTCGGTGTAGCAAAgcagagccaatgtgccacaaggTGACCCTAATGTTATTTACCTACACAAGGAGATACATGACCACGGGCAAACTATAGCCGAGTTGACAACtaccatgaaccaattggccaaagctcagcttcaacaagttcaaggaccaaaacaagtgaatgccatggaaggAGTGAACATGAtagtcaacaagagaaggcaacgaGGTCAACAAGTTCAAAACAATCCAGATCAATTTGAGCAAAGTGGTAGTGGGTACAATTAAGATGATTcatatgatgatcaaagtgaagaggttcaatatgtcaacaattatCAAGGTCAACAGAGCAATGCTCCGAATCAACAACAGTGAAGATCACAgggaaaccaaggaaattggggaaatcaagGTCAACAAGAAAATTGGAATAGTGGCAACAACACAACCAAGGCAATTAggggaacaacaacaatcaaaattggggCAATCTAGgaaatcaaggcaattggggtggcaacaataatagtaattggggaggcaataacaatcaaggggtttggaacaacaataatcaaggaaattggggatCAGGCTTTCAAAGACCcacgatgtatcaacaaccaaacaacccgccTCCATATCTGTcacaaggtcctagttcttccaatatTGAGATGGG
This sequence is a window from Nicotiana sylvestris chromosome 3, ASM39365v2, whole genome shotgun sequence. Protein-coding genes within it:
- the LOC138887417 gene encoding uncharacterized protein; protein product: MDEEDAEKTAFITPWGMYCYKMMSFGLKNAGATYMRAMTTIFHDIIHKKIEVYVDEVIIKSRRSTDHIADLRKFFNRLRRMLKKDATTYWTEEGHKAFDKIKEYLSKPPKEVKGQALADHLAENHVDGEYEALKTYFLDEEVPFVEKTSLKHTMIHADMIRVQPNKLNATNAPWPFSAWGMYVIGSVEPAVSNGHKFILVAIDYFTKWVEATSYKAVTRLVLESIITGKDANLNSDLIKAMCETFKIKHKNSTGYKPQINGAIEAANKNIKNILRKMVHNYKQWHEKLPFSLLGYRTTIHTSTGATSYLLVYGTKLVILAEVETPSLRIIQEVELSNAEWAQSRYEQLALIDGKRMNALCHGQLYQNRMARDFNKKVRPRQFTPGQLVLKRIFLHQDKAKGKFSLSWQGPYMVHRVLIGGAFILVEMDGEIWKKPINSDAVKRYYI